The genomic segment AGGTAGAATAGTTGGACTGTAAGtttgtttataaaaatatatacaggatCTTACATGACTGTAAacataatatgaaatttaattaacaaatttAATAATTTGATCATGAACCTTTAGACAAATTTAAAAGATTCCATAAATGCACCGACCcaagtgtaagattctatttatgAAGTGTTTGTTCTCCAATCATCACTTACATTACGGTATTGTACAAGACGCTTGATGACAGGATGATTGTGGACTGCAATCTGTTTTGATTTCAGCATCATGTAGAAGCTGATATTGGTACAATAACTGTGGAGAAAGAAAATTAGCATGTATTAACATTTTCTGTTCACACATATTGGTTTTAGAAATTGATAGTAATTTATTTGTAACATAAAATTGACCAATCAAGGAAAATGATTTTTTCATAGCAGAGGAGGGAGTCTCTAAATCTTGTCAGGTATATCAGTTTGTTAGTTGGGTTTATTGTCCTGTGAACAACCATTTTGAGGTGGGAACTCCTTGTAGAAGGTGATGGCTCCCTCACTCCTTGAACATATGGGAGGCCAGTCACATGCCAATCACATGCCAATCACATGCAACCCAGGCAATTAGGGCatagtgtcttgcccaaggacagaGCCACCACCGTACAGTCTGGTCAATTACTGAGCTTCCAGAGAAACATGAATTGCATAGGTAGAATGTGAACCACACACCTCTGAACCAAAGGTTACGTAGGATGATACACTAATTGATTGAGCTATCGCAGCCCCCCACCCCCCTTGGTGTATCAGACAACAGAGAAGGAATATATAAGATGTATGTATAAGCAGTTTATGACCATATTTGGATTTCATAcctatatttgttttttgttcttgAATAAGCCTTAAAAAACAATATGTGCAATTATCAATATGGCAATTTCAGACAcatgatttgtttatttctatattaCTACTATATATACAGACGAAATGTTAGTACCACTTACTTTAGGTGAAGTTTAGTTTTAGTTTCCACATAGTCGCCAGCCTTTCCTTGGATCTTTCCCTCTCGCACCAGTTTCAACAGTGGCATGAGAACGTCCCTCACCTCGGTCATCTACACAAGGCCAACATTCAGgaattaatgtttaatattgaAACACTTCTGTTCCCAGATAAAATATACTGATTACTGAATTCCGTCATAAACAGAACTTGGTGTATATTAACACAACATGATGTGTTTTTCTCTCTAAAATATGGCCACTTGGATATACTTTGTATTATTGGGAGTACTATTGGAAAATAGACTTTGATACTAAAAGTATAAGCATTATATTCCAGATATTCTATGTTGAAACACTAAATTTTGACCCTACGAACACTACAGCCTTCCTAAATCACCTAGAGCATCATTATGTATAGTCTCaatatcaaattcaaattctaAGCATTCCCAAGTCCTAATGTACTGAAAGTGGCAGAGCCCATCTTTGAAGAGAAAACTAAGATCAGTCCAATATCTTGTATCTGAAGTGTCTCACTGATAGAACATACCTTGGACTTGTAATCCTCGATCAATGTCAACATTTCTGGCGACTCCTTCTTCAAAAGCTGTGATAAATGAGGTCATACAAgacatacagtaaatataaattTCTTTCGTGTGTCAACTGAATATCATCATCATTCTGTAAAGTGATTATTGTACACAGACCGTTTAACATTTAGACTCCACAAAcctaattttgatttttgatataACTGATGTATAGATCAGTAAATAAATATGTCTTTCTTCCACTATTCCATTTTAAGTTATTTTGTAGGGATTTAGATTTACAGAAAGTATTGATGAACGTAATATAGAAAGCTGTCTAACCACATAAAATCTTGCTGTAGTAGTAACTCAGACGTGTCACAAGGAAAATAAATAATCTGAGGTATACCTGTGATGATTAGATCATGTGATGTACAAAAGATCATATACCTGTAGTTTCTCTTTCTTTGATAGCTTTGTCAAATCCTTTGTGATTTTTTCTTCCTCCTCATCTTCTGATTCTTCAACCTTCTTTTTCTGTAATagttaacatacaataatggCTGTCACTATGAAAATATCTTTTTCAGGTTCATTGGATTTAACACTTCAACCATACAATGTTTCATTTAActtgttatataattaatatctaCCTGACAAATGTTCTGGatatgtattgtgtgtgtttgcTTTAGTTGGGGCCTAGTTGTTTAACACAAAGATCATTAAGGACTAAGAGTATTCCACATAACTGTCTAGTAGACCCAGCAAAAGCCATATCACCTTTCAAATAAACTGGATATGTAAGTACAGTGTGTCTTTACTTAGATTGAAGCCTTCCTAGAAGTTAAGTCCTAACTAAAACAAGGACATTAAGAGCTTTTgtttatttggtttggtttattttgtttaacgtcctataaacagccagggtcatttaaggacgtgccaggtttggaggtggaggaaagccggagtacccggagaaaaaccacccacctacggtcagtacctggcaactgccccacgtgggttttgaactcgcaacccagaggtggagggctaatgattaagtgtctggacaccttaatCCACTCGGCCACCACAGTCCCGCACATTAAGAGCTCTGACATGATTCTAACTACAGTTTGTATGTGTATCCCCCATAATCACCAAGTACACCCAGTGTTAATGTTCTCACTAAAACCAAGACAGATCATAAAGGACCCAGCCATATCCCAGACCATATATATCACCTAGTATATTAACTCCTTACCAGGCCCAGCAATAAATGGGGACGACTATTTGTCTGTCTGTTAAAACAGAAGGGAGAGGGGTCACACTATTTACTTTGTACCTTGAACAAGTCCAGTCCGAAGTCTTGATCGTCCAGTTCAGCATTGATACGTTTTTGTAGTGCTAATGCTTCCTTTTCCTCCAAGGCAGCAGCCCCCTCTTCTCCCTCGGACCCGGACAGGTCTGCAAAACAATGCTTTAGACTTACTTTGATTGCCATGACAAGTTTTTGTTATGAATATCCAAGTTTAAGCTTTAGGTGTCAAACATCGAGtaagaatattgaaaaaagatatttcatttttgccCTCTAGAAACACAAATAATCATAAATAGCAAACTAACATGCCAGGCTTCAGTCTCGTAACaaattggtaaaaaaaacacacaGTAAGCATGTCTTTATCTGCAGTAATGTAAAAATATCTCCTAATTTTGTCCTCATCCATGCATGTTTACCATAATTAAATAGTGACCTACCAACATCGTCATCACTGAAATCTGCGTTGTAATAGTCGGTCACCTTCTTTCCATAGGTTGTGTGATCAGGCTCCCCTGTAagtaacaaaataacaaatacatgtactcagtggatttatcaaattatcattaCTAATATTGAATGaacttttaaacatattttctttcaaaatatcatttattcCTTTCATGTGGATTTAGTATTTGATTTTCATCAACATTATTGACACATACAGAATACTATATACCCGGTAAATATAATGCAAGAAGAACCCTGAATTTGACCGAAAACTGTGTAGTTTATGATATTCCATGCCATGACTTGCGGTGCCTGAACAATCAACATACCTTCATCATCTTGATCTTCTAGATCACTGCCCATGTCACTCTTTTTACGGTTCAACTTGATCCTCCGCAACTGTTTTTTGTAGACTTTGAGATCATCGTCACTTAGGAGATCGTCATCACTGACACCACCGATACCCAGAACCTCATCCTGTAACACAGAGACTTTGAAATAGACAACTACTTCATCCAAACACAGGGACCTAGAGATTGCCATGTATAACaaaaattatataatcataacaTCATTGATCCTTTTGTGCAATACAGACACAAAAGGCCTGTTGATAGTGTAGTGAAGTACATATCATGATAAATTACCCAACAGATACCAGGGTAGCGACGATGACATGTAGTCATCATTTAGTGCTTCTTTCTTATACCTCACTCTCTGAGTTCATGTCATCATCGCTCTGTACTCCTTGGTCCAGCAACATCTGAAATCAACAGCACAAGTTTTGTATTACAGACATATTTGAGGTTTGTATGGTATTGAATTCCTGAATTCAACATTTGCTTggcttttttttattaagaaaacctaaatttgatattaaaaaaaattcaatgagTCACTGGAACAAATTACTTTCAACAGAGTATAATGAATCAAATGTTTGTTAATGATCACATATCATTCACACACCAAAGGGTCCTATGTTACTCACtaaacacaaaaaatatctttgaatCATGTGCAATTGGTGATCACGTATTTTACTTTAGGGTAGAAAATGGTTGTGAGAAAATCTAcaaattatgtatgtatgtaaaataattgACAATAAAGACAATGACacttatatttaattaaacacTTACATTCTAGTGCAGTACAAGTTAAGGTTTTATGgtaaagtgaaaataaaaaatacacaataaaacTTTTATACCTGATATAATCAATGATGTCTGAAATTTTTTGACATATCAGATCAGTTAATGATCTGTCTATGTTTTAGGTATAGGAACTTTACTTGTCCACTGCCGAAATGTTGTAATAGCAGACCCTAAACCCATTAATAATAACTTTTTAATCACAACTCACATCAAACCTAACCAATTACCTTTTCTTTTTGCATATGGAAGTTGTCAACATCATCGTAAAAGTAGTCTTCATCTTCTTGGTCTGGCTCAGGTTCATTCTCATAGCGGCGCTCATCATCAGAGCCATACACAGGTGCTGCCACCTGGGTCCTCTTCTTACCTCTGAAACAATTTATAGTCCAATATTTCACCAACAGCAAAAGGCAGAGAGGtcaattaaaattaattgatttactAATTAAGCCAGTTTTAAGTCAAAATGGATAGACTGTTGAAATAGTTTAGCTATTAAGCTTAATCATATTAAATATCCAGACAATTTCCATAAACACCCACCATTACAATATTGGCAAGTCCATTGAACATGTCATCTTATCTACGTAGATCTAGAGGTGTTGCTGGTTTAAACATCCCTCCCCCTAGTGCGAGCAGGACATTTTTCCTGATACAGATTTTTTCATGTGATTGTTTGACAGTAATCAGCGATTATTTTACTTCAGTTAATAACTCAGTGATTATtatgcaatgtatttacatgtattaatatgtgttacatgtattaggtAATAGGTATGGCTGCAAAGTCTGATGTATATGATGTTctaaaaaatattcatataagtCATGGAtctttatagtttatatacatgtacaaacaacacatgtacctatatattacagtactgagtacattatagatatcaatgtttttgtaaattaaCCAAGTTCAGTTGAGAACTATTGACATCAACTAACTCGGACACACGTTTGTCTCAGGGATGACTAGCCTCACTAGGCCTGCACAGCTAACGTTACAAGTGTCGAAGTGACTAATATAAATGCGTGTAAAAGTTGCACTTGTCTGGTCAACGTGAAAGTTGTGTTACGGCGATTTATACACAAACGTTCCATTCAATTGTTGATAAATGCATTGTATAGTATCCATATCCCTTACGATTCTATATACTTACTTTTTAGGCATATTGTTTCTTCGTAAACAGCTCACAGAAGTCTGTGTTTATTTCACACCCAGAAGCACGTTGTACAATATCGGAACATTTCGCTCTTTTTCGATTCGAGGGAGAAAGTCCCAGAAGTGTACCGAATAGATATCAAGGCTGCACACCACCATTATAAATGTTCTCACATcgattctttttatcatttttatttctaCAACAC from the Pecten maximus chromosome 4, xPecMax1.1, whole genome shotgun sequence genome contains:
- the LOC117325963 gene encoding something about silencing protein 10-like is translated as MPKKGKKRTQVAAPVYGSDDERRYENEPEPDQEDEDYFYDDVDNFHMQKEKMLLDQGVQSDDDMNSESEDEVLGIGGVSDDDLLSDDDLKVYKKQLRRIKLNRKKSDMGSDLEDQDDEGEPDHTTYGKKVTDYYNADFSDDDVDLSGSEGEEGAAALEEKEALALQKRINAELDDQDFGLDLFKKKKVEESEDEEEEKITKDLTKLSKKEKLQLLKKESPEMLTLIEDYKSKMTEVRDVLMPLLKLVREGKIQGKAGDYVETKTKLHLNYCTNISFYMMLKSKQIAVHNHPVIKRLVQYRNLMKEMEPLDNQLKEEITDIMDRLKKGEEVEFSVEEKKQGFVRRKSVKSSRHRVESKKLSQLVSESDDDDDEDDVEPKMKKSGGDQYETEEEKAALEYYRMMKGARSGDNEEMDSGAEEAPEVDNGMEEGEEDEEGKRAITYQIAKNKGLTPKRKKEQRNPRVKNKLKFRKAKIRRRGQVREARTEMSRYGGEVSGIRAGVKRSIKMKV